One region of Haloprofundus salilacus genomic DNA includes:
- the thpR gene encoding RNA 2',3'-cyclic phosphodiesterase → MRLFVSIDLPPTLADAIAAVQDEFRDAAGLRFVDREQAHLTLKFLGETDEKRLDEIEEAVESAVDVAGVDPFEATVGGLGVFPSIDYISVVWLGIESGGERVTRLAEAVERETTALGFEPESHEFTPHVTLARMDDARGKDVVRRVVRETDPTVGTFRVEQVRLKESVLGPDGPEYSTVRRVAL, encoded by the coding sequence ATGCGACTGTTCGTCAGCATCGACCTGCCGCCGACGCTCGCGGACGCCATCGCGGCCGTTCAAGACGAGTTTCGCGACGCCGCAGGACTCCGATTCGTCGACCGGGAACAGGCGCACCTCACGCTGAAGTTCCTTGGCGAGACCGACGAGAAGCGCCTCGACGAGATCGAAGAAGCGGTCGAATCCGCCGTCGACGTCGCGGGCGTCGATCCGTTCGAGGCGACGGTGGGCGGACTCGGCGTCTTCCCGTCGATCGACTACATCAGCGTCGTCTGGCTCGGCATCGAGAGCGGTGGCGAGCGCGTGACTCGCCTCGCGGAAGCCGTCGAACGGGAGACGACCGCTCTCGGATTCGAACCGGAGTCGCACGAGTTTACGCCGCACGTCACGCTCGCGCGGATGGACGACGCCCGCGGAAAAGACGTGGTTCGACGCGTCGTCCGCGAAACGGACCCGACGGTCGGGACGTTCCGGGTCGAACAGGTTCGACTCAAAGAGAGCGTTCTCGGTCCCGACGGTCCCGAGTATTCGACGGTGCGTCGGGTCGCGCTCTGA